One Candidatus Dormiibacterota bacterium genomic window, AGCACAAACAATGAACCAGTTGTTGCGCAAAAAGGCGACCCGTAAGGGCCAGTCGATGGTCGAGTACGCGATCATCCTGGTTCTGGTCGCCTGCGTCTGCATCGCTGTGATCGCCACCACTGGCAACCAGGTCGTGCTCACCTTCCAGGACATCGAGGAGACGCTCCTGAACCCAAGCGACCCCGGCGCGGCCGCGGTCTACACCTGCCCCGACGGAACCCCGGCCGTGCTGCACGGTCACAAGTACCA contains:
- a CDS encoding Flp family type IVb pilin, with the protein product MNQLLRKKATRKGQSMVEYAIILVLVACVCIAVIATTGNQVVLTFQDIEETLLNPSDPGAAAVYTCPDGTPAVLHGHKYHCQ